GGGTTGTGTGCTGAATTATTATAATTTGGCCAATACTGGAGAACTCCGAGTGGGGAAATGGGCCAGTGTTATAGAAATGCCTGGGCCAAGTCGACCAAGAACGTCCATCTTGTTCCTCAGCTCAAATTCCCAACAACTAGCCTGGGTTCCAGCAGTGAGTCCCAACGTTCAgtcacctgcagagagagagagacagagagacacagagagagagagacagagagagacagacagagagagacagagacacagagagagagacacagagagacacagagagagacacagagagagagagacaaagagacacagagagagacagagagacacagagagagagagagagacacagagagagagagacagagagacagagagacacagagagacacagagacagagagagagagacacagagacagagagagagacactgaaatGGGATTCTATTCAATTCTATGGGAGTGACATCACAAACACATCCCCATGGTAAAAACCACAACATTCCGAATTCTGCACATACAGCTGTTTTATTGGAACATATTTAACCCCCATTATGCCTGGTTTAAAGTATCCCAACAGGTTTCTCTTTCAACTAAACGATTATAAGGGACATTCATTGGACAATGAACAGCTTCCCTCAACATGTGGGTGATGGGGTTAAAATGCAGTCAGGGACAATAGAGAGGGGTCAAGCTCATCCATACAGTGTCACACAGCCAGTACAGTGTGAGAAGAGGCCTGCTTAGTGAAGAGAGGATGGTCAATGGAACCAAAACAACATTCAAAAAGGTTAAGCCCCCCCAGAGTGTTCCGCCACCCCCACAGAGTGTTAAGCCGCCCCCACAGAGTGTTAAGCCCCCAGAGTGTTAAGCCCCCACAGAGTGTTAAGCCGCCCCCACAGAGTGTTACCCAGAGTGTTCCGCCCCCCACAGAGTGTTATAGCCGCCCCACAGATGTGTTACCCAGGAGCCGACACCCCCCCACAGAGTGTTAAGCCGCCCCCCACAGAGTGTTAAGCCGCCCCCACAGAGTGTTAAGCCGCCCCCCACAGAGTGTTAAGCCGCCCCCCAGAGTGTGCCCAGGAGCCCCCACAGAGTGTTAAGCCCCCCACAGAGTGTTAAGCCCCCAACAGAGTGTGAAATAACACTGTACAGTAACAGTATTTTATATCTTACCCAGGAGCCCCGGGACACAGCGTACTCCACACTGATTCTATTGGTTTATTCATGTATATATAAATTAACATTTTGTACTCCACACTGATTCTATTGGttttattcatatatatataaacgTACAGTAACAGTATTTTATGTCTTACCCAGGAGCCCCGGGACACAGCGTACTCCACACTGATTCTATTGGTTTTAttcatgtatatgtatatataaacgtACAGTAACAGTATTTTATGTCTTACCCTGGAGCCCCGGGACACAGCGTACGCCACACTGATTCTATTGGTTTTATTCATGTATATATATAAACGTACAGTAACAGTATTTTATGTCTTACCCTGGAGCCCCGGGACACAGCGTACTCCACACTCTCGGATCCGTCCGCGTTCTGATACACCAGGTCAAACTTCCCGGCTCCACGGGCGCTGAGGGGCAGACAGACATGTTAAGGTTGGGCCATCTTGGTCAGGTCCAATGACAGGTAGTGCCAGGTGAGGGGCAGACAATGACAGGTAGTGCCAGGTGCCTTCAGATGGCTGAGGGAAACATCGTCCGAGTCCCGATTCTCCACCTTTCTCCCAAAGTTACACACTGGAACACTTCTCATCATGGATTTAACAGTGGAAGCTCACGCCAGCCAATCATTACATCAATCCAATGACAGGAAGTTGTACCAGTGCACTCTGGGAGACGGGTGGAGTATCGCCATTTAACAGTTACTTCCTTCATTTTCCCCATTCATTTAAACTGTTAAGTGAGGGATCTTCATCctaccttgataagcagagagcaggtcatccgtttggccttaccttgataagcagagagcagtcatccgtttggccttaccttgataagcagagagcagtcatccgtttggccttaccttgataagcagagagcagtcatccgtttggccttaccttgataagcagagagcagtcatccgtttggccttaccttgataagcagagagcagtcatccgtttggccttacctttaagcagagagcagtcatccgtttggccttaccttgataagcagagagcagtcatccgtttggccttaccttgataagcagagagcagtcatccgtttggccttaccttgataagcagagagcagtcatccgtttggccttaccttgataagcagagagcagtcatccgtttggccttaccttgataagcagagagcagtcatccgtttggccttaccttgataagcagagagcagtcatccgtttggccttaccttgataagcagagagcagtcatccgtttggccttaccttgataagcagagagcagtcatccgtttggccttaccttgataagcagagagcagtcatccgtttggccttaccttgataagcagagagcagtcatccgtttggccttaccttgataagcagagagcagtcatccgtttggccttaccttgataagcagagagcagtcatccgtttggccttaccttgataagcagagagcagtcatccgtttggccttaccttgataagcagagagcagtcatccgtttggccttaccttgataagcagagagcagtcatccgtttggccttaccttgataagcagagagcagtcatccgtttggccttaccttgataagcagggagcagtcatccgtttggccttaccttgataagcagagagcagtcatccgtttggccttaccttgataagcagagagcagtcatccgtttggccttaccttgataagcagagagcagttCGAGCTCAATCTGTTTGGTGCTGTGGTCGAAATGAATGATTTTCCCCTCCTGATAGACACAGTGAGAAAGAACATTACCCAAATTAAACCgattatatttttaaatatgtAGCATATAAACATTTCTTACcacatgacagacagagagaaaacagttcCTAACCGTGTCCACACAGCTGTTTCTCCTCAAGTTataccagacacagagagagaaaacagttccTAACCGTGTCCACACAGCTGTTTCTCCTCAAGTTATACCagacggagagagaaaacagttccTAACCGTGTCCACACAGCTCTGTCTCCTCAAGTTataccagacagagagaaaacagttcCTAACCGTGTCCACACAGCTGTTTCTCCTCAAGTtataccagacagagagagaaaacagttccTAACCGTGTCCACACAGCTGTTTCTCCTCAAGTtataccagacagagagagaaaacagttccTAACCGTGTCCACACAGCTGTTTCTCCTCAAGTtataccagacagagagagaaaacagttccTAACCGTGTCCACACAGCTGTTTCTCCTCAAGTtataccagacagagagagaaaacagttccTAACCGTGTCCACACAGCTCTTTCTCCTCAAGTTatacgagacagagagagaaaacagttccTAACCGTGTCCACACAGCTCTGTCTCCTCAAGTtataccagacagagagagaaaacagttaCTAACCGTGTCCACACAGCTCTGTCTCCTCAAGTTatacgagacagagagagaaaacagttccTAACCGTGTCCACACAGCTCTGTCTCCTCAAGTTATACCagacggagagagaaaacagttccTAACCGTGTCCACACAGCTGTTTCTCCTCAAGTtataccagacagagagagaaaacagttccTAACCGTGTCCACACAGCTCTTTCTCCTCAAGTtataccagacagagagagaaaacagttccTAACTGTGTCCACACAGCTCTGTCTCCTCAAGTtataccagacagaggagagaaaacagttcCTAACCGTGTCCACACAGCTGTTTCTCCTCAAGTTAtacgagacagaggagagaaaacagttcCTAACCGTGTCCACACAGCTGTTTCTCCTCAAGTTATACCAGACAGAGAAAACAGTTCCTAACCGTGTCCACACAGCTCTGTCTCCTCATGTTAtacgagacagaggagagaaaacagtgaGTCATTCAACTATTTTTTACTTACTTTATACTCAGACACCTCTGGTGTGTAGTTCTCTGTCAGCTCCAGCAGCtgtgaacacgcacacacacacacgacagagtGATAATGAGTTACATGGAGGTGTGTAGCACCTTAGCAACACACAACTCTACAGTCATCTCTCACTGTTCTTCTATGTTAATTAGAGGTTTTATTCACGTGGAAAACAGAGGGACTCACAGTGGCAATAAAAAggatgtgaaccctttggaatcaaatcaaatcaaatcaactgggtactggacttcctgacgggccgccccctttggaatgacctggacttctgcataaattagtcatcAACATTTAacctgatcttcatctaagtcacaacaatagacaaaacacagtgtgcttaaactaataacacacaaatgattgtatttttcttgtctatattgaatacatcatttaaacattcacaatgTAGGTTGGAAAAGGTATGTGAACACCGAGGCTACTGACTTCTCCAAAagataattggagtcaggagtcggctaacctggagtccaatcaatgacacgagattggagatgttggttagagctggcCTGCCCTATACaaaactcacaaaatttgagtttgctattcacaagaagcattgcctgatgtgaaccatgactcgaacaaaagagatctcagaagacctaagattaagaattgttgacttgcataaagctggaaagggttaaagtatctctaaaagccttgatgttcatcagtccactaagacaaatggtctataaatggagaaagttcagcactgttgctactctccctaggagtggccatcctgcaaagatgactggaagagcacagagcagaatgctcaatgaggttaagaagaatcctagagtgtcagctaaagactgacagaaatctctggaacatgataacatctctgttgaccagtctacgatacgtaaaacactaaacaagaatggtgttcatgggaggacaccacggaagaagccactgctgcacgtctgaagttcgcaaaagagcacctagATGTTCCACAGctctactggcaaaatattctgtggacagatgaaactaaagttgagttgtttggaaggaacagacatcactatgtgtggagaaaaaaagcccagcacaccaacatcaaaacctcatcccaactgtaaagtatagtGGAGGGAGCATCAAGGTTTGGGGCTGcattgctgcctcagggcctggacagtttGCTATCGTCggcagaaaaatgaattcccaatttatcaagacattttgcaggagaatgtaaggctatctgtacGCCAATTGAagttcaacagaagttgggtgatgaaacaggacaacgaccccaaacacagaagtaaatcaacaacagaatggcttcaacagaagaaaatacgccttctggagtggcccagtcaagagtcctgaccttctAGAGTGGCCCAGtcaagagtcctgaccttctggagtggcccagtcaagagtcctgaccttctggagtggctcagtcaagagtcctgacctcaacccgatttgagatgctgtggcatgacctcgagagagCGGTTTACACCAGACATCCCTTGAACATTGCTGAACTGAAGcggttttgtaaagaggaatggtccaaaattcctcctgaccgttatACAGGTCTGATCTACAACTACAggaaacatttggttgaggttattgctgccaaaggagggtcaaccagttattaaatccaaggcttcacatactttttcaatgtgggttcaataaagacataaaaccctagaattgttgtgttattagttttaagcagcagaccgtctcttgttgtgttattagttttaagcagcagaccgtctcttgttgtgttattagttttaagcagcagaccgtctcttgttgtgttattagttttaagcagcagaccgtctattgttgtgttattagttttaagcagcagaccgtctcttgtgttattagttttaagcagcagaccgtctcttgttgtgttattagttttaagcagcagaccgtctcttgttgtgttattagttttaagcagcagaccgtctcttgttgtgttattagttttaagcagcagaccgtctcttgttgtgttattagttttaagcagcagaccgtctcttgttgtgttattagttttaagcagcagaccgtctattgttgtgttattagttttaagcagcagaccgtctattgttgtgttattagttttaagcagcagaccgtctcttgttgtgttattagttttaagcagcagaccgtctattgttgtgttattagttttaagcagcagaccgtctcttgttgtgttattagttttaagcagcagaccgtctattgttgtgttattagttttaagcagcagaccgtctattgttgtgttattagttttaagcagcagaccgtctcttgttgtgttattagttttaagcagcagaccgtctcttgttgtgttattagttttaagcagcagaccgtctcttgttgtgttattagttttaagcagcagaccgtctcttgttgtgttattagttttaagcagcagaccgtctcttgttgtgttattagttttaagcagcagaccgtctcttgttgtgttattagttttaagcagcagaccgtctcttgttgtgttattagttttagcAGCAGACCGTCtcttgttgtgttattagttttaagcagcagaccgtctcttgttgtgttattagttaagcagcagaccgtctcttgttgtgttattagttaagcagcagaccgtctcttgttgtgttattagttttaagcagcagaccgtctcttgttgtgttattagttttaagcagcagaccgtctcttgttgtgttattagttttaagcagcagaccgtctcttgttgtgttattagttttaagcagcagaccgtctcttgttgtgttattagttttaagcagcagaccgtctcttgttgtgttattagttttaagcagcagaccgtctcttgttgtgttattagttttaagcagcacaccgtctattgttgtgttattagttttaagcagcagaccgtctcttgttgtgttattagttttaagcagcagaccgtctcttgttgtgttattagttttaagcagcagaccgtctattgttgtgttattagttttaagcagcagaccgtctattgttgtgttattagttttaagcagcagaccgtctattgttgtgttattagttttaagcagcagactgtctattgttgtgttattagttttaagcagcagaccgtctcttgttgtgttattagttttaagcagcagactg
The Oncorhynchus tshawytscha isolate Ot180627B unplaced genomic scaffold, Otsh_v2.0 Un_contig_19670_pilon_pilon, whole genome shotgun sequence genome window above contains:
- the LOC112248079 gene encoding coilin-like — encoded protein: MPLLAAPPQDGQKIAFKLLELTENYTPEVSEYKEGKIIHFDHSTKQIELELLSAYQAPVEPGSLTWCIRTRTDPRVWSTLCPGAPG